AAATCATTGAGACACTGTTGTTGGATCAGCCTATCAACCTTGAGTTATGATAGTTTGAAATTTTCAACAAACAACAGACCTTCGTAGGTTAGCCTGGCATCGTAGGATCTATATCCTGACAATCCATGAATAAAAGAAATGCCAGTAACGTAACCTAAATCTAATGCTTTTGAGAGTGCGTCTTCGCATTCTTGTTCATCGATTTGAAAGTCGAAATCTTTTTGATATATTCGCCCATCGCGGATGTTGACTAGGATCTTAAACATGGCAACTTCAAATTCTTTAGACGTTTTGAACATTGGGATCACCCCCTTCCTAAGTTGAGTGGTAGTTACGGAACAACTTCCATAATTCGACATATGAAAGGGGTTTTCCTTTTAAGGAGGGCTGTGATTGATTGAAATATTGCTCGACAATCGGGAAGGGATTTGGAATATCTCTAATGTCGTGTCGGCTGTAGAATGGACAACCGCAAGGATTGGTAAGGCGTCCAGCTTGAGTATTACCCTGATCAAGGGCGGGCTTTATCAAAAGAGCTTAAAAATAAACAATGGCGACACCATCCGCGTTACTAAGGATGGTGTTAACATGTTTTTTGGCTATGTGTTCGAAATTGGTTTTGGTAAAGATGAAGATGTGCAGATTAAGGCCTATGATCAGATTCGCTACCTACTCTCATCTGACACCTACGTTTTCAAGGGCCTAACGGCAACGGAGATCATCAAGCGCATCGCAAATGATGTTGGGCTGAAGACCTCAACTCTAATTGATACCAAATACAAAATTCCATCCATGGTCGAGGATGGGAAAAAGCTGATAGACACAATTTGGAAAGCACTAGACTTGACCCTGATCAACGGCGGGGGCAATTACGTGTTTTATGATGATTTCGGGAAGCTAGCACTAAAGGACTTATCGGCGGCGCTCCCAGATTTCTACATTGGCGATGGCAGCCTATTGACTGATTTTGATTTTACCCGATCCATTGATGCCGATACGTACAATTTCATAAAAGTTGTCCACGACAACAAAAAAGCCGGAAAAAGAGAGACATATATCGCCAAGGATAGTGCGAATATTGCAAAATGGGGGCGGCTGCAACTCTACCAATCGGCTGATGAGGGGTTGAATCCAGCCCAAATCAACGATTTATTGAACAGATTGGCAGCGGCGAAAAACCGAGAATCGCAAAAGCTGAAAATTGAAGCTATCGGGGATATCCGTGTGCGCGCGGGAAGTTATATTCAGATTATTATCGGTGAATTATCCATTAAACAGCCGATGGTGGTCGAAGAGTGTTCTCATACATTCGATGGCGACCATGTGATGTCTTTAGAATTGAGGGTGGTCTAACTTATGTCCATGTTAGATATCATTAAACGAGCTGGGGCGGGGGCCGTTTCAGCCGGGAGCCCCGTCTCCATCATTACAGGTAGTGTCATGCAAGCAGATCCGCTAGAGGTAACCGTCGACCAACGGTTCACACTTTCAGCGGATTTTTTAATTGTCCCGGAAAGCCTTGTTAAATACGAGGTAGATATCGGTCTACCGAATAAACTGCTTATTCGACGGGGGTTAGAAAAAGGCGACAAACTGATTCTGCTGCGCGTACAAGGCGGGCAACAATATGTCATTTTGGATCGGGTGATATAAACATGATACCTTCAGGTAGCTCAATCACAGCAGAAAAGCTGGAATCGGTACAGCAGCCAAGCCGGACATATCGATTAGATCTGATAAATAAGCGCATGGCAGGCGTTGTGGACGGATTAGAGGCAGTGCGGCAAGCCGTGCTTAAGATTTTACAGACTGATCGATTTGACCACTATGTCTACAGTGGCGATTACGGATCGGAGATATCTAGGCTTGGTGGGGGAACCCCCTTACTGATGCAATCTCAAATCGCCCACCGTATAAAGGAGGCGCTATTACAGGATGACCGGATATCTGATGTGATGGATATACAGATCACAGTTAGTGGTGACAATGCGTTAGCAACCTTTACGGTCGTAACTGATTTTGGGAATTTTACATCTGAGGTGAAAAGCAATGTATGAAGCTCAAACATATGAAGAAATCCTTGAGCGGATGTTGGACCGAATACCGGGAGATATAGATAAGCGTGAGGGTAGTATTATCTTCGATGCACTTGCACCGGCTGCAGCCGAAATCTCCCAAATGTATGCGCAGCTAGAAATGAACTATAACCTGTCGTTTGCAGACACAGCTTCCGGGGACTTTTTATCAAAGCGAACCGCTGAGTTTGGAGTTAATCGTAAAGCGGCCGCAAACGCTTTACGTCAAGGTTTATTTTTTAACAATAGTGATCAACCCTTTGACGTACCTATTGGCAGTCGTTATTCCATTGGCGGGATTAATTATATGGTGGTGTCACGCCTCTTTATCGGCAAGTTTGAGTTAGAGAGTGAAGAAGAGGGCAATGTTGGTAATCAGCAATTTGGGACACTACTTCCGATTGATTATGTTAATGGATTGGTTCGAGCTGAACTCACAGACATCATTGTCCCAGGTGCGGAAGCGGAGAGTGATGAATCACTTCGTACACGATTTTTAGCAGCTGTCAATGATAAGCCATTCGGGGGCAATGTGGCTGACTACCTGCAAAAAGTTGGCAGCTTACCAGGTGTCGGAGGCGTTAAGGTATTCCCGGTGTGGCAGGGGGGCGGTACAGTCAAGGTGACGATCGTTGATAGCACCTTCGATGCTCCGGCCGCAGGTTTATTAGACGATGTGCAAACCGTAATTGATCCAACAGCAAACGCAGGAGAGGGCATCGGATATGCGCCCATCGGTCACAAGGTAACGATTGCGGGCGCGGCCGGCGTGACCATTAATATTGTCACAACCATAACTTTGCGAGCTGGTTACACAATCGGACAGATAGAGGATGATATTAGATCGGCAATTACTCTTTACGCTAGGCTTTTGCGGGGGACGTGGGCAGCAGAGAGCGCCTTGGTGTTTCGGGTATCCCAAATGGAGTCGCGCATCCTTGGTGTGGAGGGTGTAGCAGACGTTACTAGCACAACACTAAATGGGATGACAGCAAACATTGAACTCGGAGTCGAGCAAATCCCTGTAAT
This portion of the Cohnella abietis genome encodes:
- a CDS encoding XkdQ/YqbQ family protein, producing the protein MIEILLDNREGIWNISNVVSAVEWTTARIGKASSLSITLIKGGLYQKSLKINNGDTIRVTKDGVNMFFGYVFEIGFGKDEDVQIKAYDQIRYLLSSDTYVFKGLTATEIIKRIANDVGLKTSTLIDTKYKIPSMVEDGKKLIDTIWKALDLTLINGGGNYVFYDDFGKLALKDLSAALPDFYIGDGSLLTDFDFTRSIDADTYNFIKVVHDNKKAGKRETYIAKDSANIAKWGRLQLYQSADEGLNPAQINDLLNRLAAAKNRESQKLKIEAIGDIRVRAGSYIQIIIGELSIKQPMVVEECSHTFDGDHVMSLELRVV
- a CDS encoding DUF2577 domain-containing protein, producing the protein MSMLDIIKRAGAGAVSAGSPVSIITGSVMQADPLEVTVDQRFTLSADFLIVPESLVKYEVDIGLPNKLLIRRGLEKGDKLILLRVQGGQQYVILDRVI
- a CDS encoding DUF2634 domain-containing protein; protein product: MIPSGSSITAEKLESVQQPSRTYRLDLINKRMAGVVDGLEAVRQAVLKILQTDRFDHYVYSGDYGSEISRLGGGTPLLMQSQIAHRIKEALLQDDRISDVMDIQITVSGDNALATFTVVTDFGNFTSEVKSNV
- a CDS encoding baseplate J/gp47 family protein; the encoded protein is MYEAQTYEEILERMLDRIPGDIDKREGSIIFDALAPAAAEISQMYAQLEMNYNLSFADTASGDFLSKRTAEFGVNRKAAANALRQGLFFNNSDQPFDVPIGSRYSIGGINYMVVSRLFIGKFELESEEEGNVGNQQFGTLLPIDYVNGLVRAELTDIIVPGAEAESDESLRTRFLAAVNDKPFGGNVADYLQKVGSLPGVGGVKVFPVWQGGGTVKVTIVDSTFDAPAAGLLDDVQTVIDPTANAGEGIGYAPIGHKVTIAGAAGVTINIVTTITLRAGYTIGQIEDDIRSAITLYARLLRGTWAAESALVFRVSQMESRILGVEGVADVTSTTLNGMTANIELGVEQIPVIGTVTLNE